The Sandaracinus amylolyticus genomic interval GTCCTGGTACGCTGTCGATGCAGATGGCAGCGGACTCGTCTACGGCGATCCGGCCGGCGCCAGCTCGCCGTTCGAGATCGAGCACGCTGACGGCAGCGTACTAGCCCGCAGCGCGCTGGGGACCGCGCCGTCGGGAACCGAATGGGTGCGCCGGTACTTCGTCGTCGAAGTGCCGTCCGGTGAGCCGCTGTACCTCGCGCTCCGTGCGGCGAACACCGCGCTCACCACCGAACAACGCTGGCGCATCGCGGCGCCCATGATCGAGAACGTCGGCGCGACGGTGCCTGCCAACGCAACCATCGCGGACCACCCTCCGGGCTTCTACGTCGAGACCGAGGAGGCAGGGCGGGCCACGGTTCCGGTGTGTGACGTAGGCCCGGGCAGCGAGCTCCGCTGGGCTCGACGTTGCCAGACGCTCTGCCCGACGGGTCTCGCCGATTCGTGTGAGGAGGGAGACTCGGGCGTACTGAGATGTTTCTGGGAGGCGCGCTTCGACGTGCCTGCCGAAGCAATCCGGAACGGCTCGGCGCTCGCTAGCGGTGGATTCGCGGAAGGAAACTTCAACTACCGCGTCGACGCCCTCGGAGTGAACTTCGTCGGGGCGAACGTTCGTTATTGCGAGGCGCACGCTGACCCCGACCTCTGCTACTCCGCGGGTTGGGTCCCGTACACGCTGATTCACGACGGCGAGCATCGCGTGCTCAACTACTTCGGGGACGACAACTACGCAGCGCCGATCAACACCGGCCGTATCGAGCACGCGCGCGGTCTCGCGGCCGAGCGATACGTGACCAACCCGATCTCCTCGGCTGATCAGTCGCTGATGGAGCCGTACATGCAGCGTCAGCTTCGCGGTAGGCCGTTGACCGGTAGTTACGTCCTGCGCGTCTGGGATACGCCGGGCGTGACTCTCACGGGTGTCGAAGACGTCCAGGTCGTTCTCCGTTATCGCTTCTGGACGCGACAGCGCCGCTGAAGCATCGGTGACGTAGGCCGGTGGAGCGCGTGCTCGACTCGCGCGCTCCTGGTCGCCGCAGCGCGTGGCCGCGCCGAGCCGGGTGAACTCGTCCGTTTGCAAAGTGACCAGGAGTTGAGATGGCTCGTGCTCGAGTGGCGAGCGAAGCTCGCGGTCGGCATCGCTCGGTATCGCTGCATCGGGTAGCGGTCGGCCTCTGCCTCGCGGCGTTCGGTGCGGCTTGCGACGGCACGCCCGCCGTCGTGCTGGTCGACGCGAGCGTTCCCGTGGACGCAGACTCCACGCTGCCGCCGACCTTCATGTGGCATATCGACCCATCGTCGATCGGCCAATTCGGCTCCGTTCCGGCCGAAGCGGACGCGGGGAGCACGAGCGACGTCTCTCCGCCGGCGTGTCCGTCGCCCGACGAGTCGTCGTTCTGTGCTGACTGCTACCGCTGGGACGACGGCGGCCCGGATTCGCTCGCGCGGAACACGCCCGGCGACGCGTTCGGGTTCGTCTCGACCGGCGACTTCAACGGCGACGGGTACGATGACGTTGCCGTGGGCGCGCCAGGCGATCTGGAGCACGCCCTCCTGCCCGAGGACGACTGGGAGCACGGCGTCGGTATCGGCGAGGGAGCCGTCTACGTCTTCCTCGGAAGCGACCACGGGCTGCTGCCTTGGCGCACCATTCGGCCACCGTTCGGGCTCGCCGCGTTCGGGCGCGGCGCGGCGGCAGGCGACTTCGATGGCGACGGGGTCGCAGATCTGGCTGTCGCGTCGTCGGTGTTCGACGATGTCATCGAGGAGACGGTCGGACGCATCGACGTCTATCGCGGCACTGCGACTGGATTGGAGCCGTTCACCTCGTTCCGCAGCGTCGACGTTCTGAACGACGCTGGTGAGGAGCTGAGAAGCGCCTCGTTCGGCGATGCGATGCTGGCGCGCGATCTGGACACCTTCGACGGCGTCGACGAGCTCGTCGTCGGCACGCCGGACTACATCTTCGGAGGCGCGATCGTGGTCTGGCGTCCGTCGGACGCCACGTTCGGGTTCGTTTCTGCGTATGGCCTGGGTCTGGGCAACGACGAGCGCTTCGGTGCAGCGCTGGGCCTTAGGGAGACAGAGCTCCTCGTCGGCGCGCCGGGAGCAGACACCGTGTACCGGCTCGCTCGCGAAGACCTCTCGATTATCGTCGGGAGCTGGACGGGCTCGACCGGCTTCGGCGCGACCATCGCCACACACGACGAGCACGCCCTCATCGGCAATGAGGTGGATGGCGACGTCGGGGGGGAGAACTTCGCCGCGTCGGGTGGCGTCGTGCGACCCATCGCGATCGTAGAGCCCGACGCCGACGGCTGGTACGTCGCGATCGCCGTCGAGGACATTCCTGGAAACGTGTCCGCCCTTCGGATCTCCCCGGATCCTGGCATCGTGATCGACGCGCAGTCGCTCCCGACACGCGTCGCGGACGACGAGCTCGGCGTCGCCACGGCGATCGGCGACTCCGATGCCGATGGAATCCCGGACCTCTGGCTCGGGGCACCTGCTCGAGGCAGCACCGAGTCCGCGGGACAAGTCATCGGGTACCGCGGCGTGTACCAGCCCCACGATCCCGACTACTACTACTCCGAGGAGGTCAACAATCATGTGCTCTTCGACGACGAGCACGTGGTGTTCGACCAAGAGCTCGCGGCGTGTGACCGGTGCAGGGTCTTCTCGCTCGACGACGGCGAACCGTGCGCCGATGGCGTCTGCGTCGAGCTCGACTGCACGGAGCTGACCGGCTGCGGTGACGGGTGGCCGAATGCTGGTCCTTCGCCGTCGCGGGAGCATTGCGACGACCACAATACGAGCGACGGAGACGCGTGCTCCAGTACGTGTGAGCCGACTGCGTTCGTCATCGCCTCGCGCGAGTCGCGCGTCGATGCGCCCGGCAGCAGTCGAACGATCGCGCTCGACGAGACGGGCGCGGCACTCGTCGTGTGGACTGCCGAGCTAGATGCTGCGACCGAAGTGCGGGCGCGCCGCTACACGCGCTACGGCGTCGAAGTCGACGGTGGCGAGGACGCGACACCGATCCGCATCGCGTCGATGCCCGGACCGGGTTGGGATCCGCAGCCGGTCGCCGTCGGACTTCCCGGTGGCGGCTGGCGCGTCGCGTGGACGCAGCCCACTGGCGCCGAGGCGAGCGCGGTCGCGCTGCGCAACGTCGCCGTCGACGGCAGTCTATCGCCCACGATTCAGCCGAGCGCCGGCAGCGTTCACGCCGCGGATCCCGCTCTTCTGGCGTTCGATGGAGGCGCGGCGGTGCTGTGGACCGACGCGACCGACGCTCGCTCGCCACGCGCGATGTTCCAGGCTCTCGACGGCGCTGGACGCCCCGCGGGCACACCGGTGTCGCTCGATACGCGAGCGAGCGCCGGCGCGGCTGTCGCGATGACCGCTGACGGTGCGCTCGTCGCTTGGGTTCGTGCGCCCGAGGCGCTCGGCGACCGCAGCCACATCGTCGGTATGCGCTTCGGCGATGGCCCGATCGACGCCACGCCTTTCGAGATCGGCACCGGGATCGGCCCGATCACCGTCGCCTCCGACGCCGCGGGATTCGCGGTCGCGTGGACTGGGCACGCGTTCGACGCCGCAGGCGACATCTATGTTCGGCGCGTTCCCGTCGCCGGCCCGCCGACGGTTCACAGCGAGACACGAGTGACGGGCCGCAGCGCGAATGGACGCCCGCACATCGAGCAGAGGCCATCGATCGCATTCCGCTCGGACGGGTGGATCGTCGGTTGGGAAGAGCCGACCGAGGGTCGTGTTCGGCTGCAGGCCGAGGTCGCACTGCCGGCTGAATACGAGATGTATCTCGAGTCGCAGCTCGTAGGCGGCGCTCAGCGGGATCTCTCGTTGACCGGCTCGAGTCGTGGAACGTGGGTCATCTGGAGTGACGCACGAGCCGACTTGTCGCCCACGCCGGCGCGCTCGACGCGCGGCTTCATTCTTCACGCGTACTGAGGGGCGGCGATGAGCGCTCAGAATGATCGGAGAGCCACGTTCGCCGCTCGCGCGCTCGCCGCGTCCATCGCGACGCTCCTCGTCTGGACGCCAGCAGCGCCAGTCGCGCGCGCGGACGATGGCGACGGCGAATCGCCCACGACCGATGGCGACCCCCGGGTCGTCGAAATCAGCGACGAAGCGCGCGCGCAGATCGAGGACGCGGTTCGTGATGGCAACCCCGCCATCGACGCGGAGCACATTCCCAATCTCCCCGAGGTGGCTGATCCAACCGAGGCTCCGGGGGACGGCGAGGCACCGACCGACGACATTGCGCCGCTCGCACTGCCCGGCGGTGAAGCGCGCACGGCGGTGACCCCTCAGGCGATCTCGCTCCCGTCGGCCGAGGGCTCCGTCGAAGGAATGGGCGAGTCATTCGCCCCGATTCTCTCATCTGGCACGGCGACCTTCAGCGTCCCGATTGCGGTCGCGCCAGGGCGGCGTGGAGTGCAGCCATCGCTTGCGCTCTCGTACTCCAGCACGAGCGGCAATGGGCCGGTCGGGTTCGGGTGGGGTCTCGCGGCGCCGTTCATCGCGCGGCAGTCGGATCGTGGATTGCCGCGATATGTCGATGATCGCCAATACCACCCCCAGGAAGACCGCTTCCTCTACAACGGCGGCCAAGAGCTCGTGCCCGTCGATTCCGCCGCGATCGCCGCAGTCGATCAGCGCGCGGCACAGAGCGGAGCCGATGCGTCGCAGGTTCCCGATGACGTGGCCGGATGGCAGCAATATCGCGCACGCGTCGAAGGCGCGTTCATGCGCTTCTTCCGCTCGCCCGACTCGACTCGTTGGGTCGTGCAGAGTCGCGACGGAACCCGCTTCGACTTCGGCCTGCTCGGCTCGGGGGAAGGACCCACGGATGCGGTGAGCGCATCGATCCGCGCGCTCGAGATCGACCCCGAGTCGTCCGAGGCCGATCCCCGAGTGGCGCGCTGGTCGCTCACGAGGATGAGCGACGCGCACGGCTCGACCGTCTATTACGGCTATCGGTACGATCGAGGACAGTCGTATCTCGAGACCATCCACTACCTCGCGCCCCACACGTGCGCAGGAGCGGATGTCGAATCGACGCGGGAGTGTCTCGAGCCGCTCTCGGCCTACGGCGCACGCGTGCGTCTCGTCTACGAGAATCGTGAAGACGTATTCTCGTCGTTCGCCACGGGCTGGAAGATCGAGACCGCGCTGCGGCTTCGGCGTGTCGAGATCACGGCGTCGAGCGGCGTCGGCCGCACCCTCGTCCGCCGATATCACCTCCGTTACGACCCGACTTCGTTCCACTCGCTGCTGTCCGAGGTCCAGGTCGAAGGGCGTCCCGAGCTCGCGAACGCGGAGCTCGGCGTCTCCAAGGGCCGGACGGATATCAACGAGAGCGCGCTCGACGATCGCATCCAGGGGCGCGTCCTTCCCCCCATGCGCTTCGGCTATTCGACGATGCCGGCGAGGGGTGAGCAGATCCCGGGATTCGGAGGCGTCGACGCGACGGCACACCCCGTCGAGCACAGTCCGCCGCACTCCGTCGACGAAGCACGTGCCGATCTCTTCGACGTGAACTCTGACGGTCTGCCCGACCTGATCGTCACGGATCCCGCTCGCTACCGCACGCGCGAGGGCGAGCCGGCGGTCGGCGTGTTCTTCAATGGCTTCACCGGCTCGAGCGCGGCGCCCGCGGGGGCGACGGCGCACTTCTCGGGCGCGATCCCGATGCCGATGGACCCGCGCATGTCCGCGGTGCTCTCGCTGTCGAACCCGAACGTCGTCCCGATGGACATCGACGGCGACGGGCGCAGCGACATGCTGCACATGCCGAGACTGCGCACGTACGGATGGTTCACGCCGACTCGCGGGCAAGACCCTGCAAGCGGCGCAGTGGTTTCGCCAGCGTCGCAGGACTGGCGCTGGACCTACGCGCAGACCGAGCTCCCCGCCGACGACTTCGATCCGCGCGTCGATCTCGGGCGCGACGCGCAGCACCTCGAGATCGTCGACGTCAACAACGACCATCTGATCGACATCGTGCGAACCACCGGCACGGTGATGCAGACCTGGGTGAACCTCGGGTGGTTGCCCGGGGGCGACGGCCGGTTCGGTAGCTACCGATACGTCGACGACCACTGGGAGCTCTCGACGCAGCCCATCGAGTCGTGCCTGCTGCAGTCCGGAACTCCGGTGGATTTCGAGAACGCAGAGACCCGTTTGGCCGACATGAACGGCGACGGGCTGCTCGACATCGTCGAGATCCAGCGTGGCCGTGTTCGCTATTGGCCCGGTCGCGGCGAGGGCAGCTGGGGCGAGGGCCCGCACGAATGCGCGCGCGGCGAGGGCGCGAATCGTTACATCGAGATGGCGACTCCGCCCGCGGAGCTGAACGTAGAGCTCGATGGGGTCTCACTGACCGACGTCAACGCCGATGGCGCGACCGACGTCGTGCAGATCCGGTTCGACGCAGTCGACGTCTGGTTCAATCGTGCAGGACGCGCGTTCACGCAGCGGCTGATCGCGCGCGGAACGCCGCCGACGCCCAGCTTCGTGCCGCGAACGCGTTTCGCGGACATCGACGGTAGCGGCACGACCGACATCGTCTGGGGCACGGCGAACGACTGGCGCTACGTCGACCTCGCCGGCGGCCGTCGGCCGCGCCTGCTGGTGCGCGTGGAGAACGGGCTCGGCGCGCAGACCGACATCGGCTACGGCTCGAGCGCGGAGGACTACGTCACCGACCTGGCGGCGGCGCAACGATGCACCAGCTGCGAGCGGTTCACGTGGGGCCGTGCCGACGGTGGGCACAGCGCCCGGCTCGAGGAGCTCGCCGGAACCGAGACCTGGCATTCGGCAGGCAGCCCGGTGATCTCCACTGTCGTGCGTTCCGTGACGACGAGCGACCGGCTCGAGTTGCTCGGCCGGGAGCCGCACGTCAGCACCACCAACTTCGCCTATCACGACGGATACTACGAAGGGATCGAGCAGGAGTTCCGAGGCTTCGGCGCCGCTGATGCACAAGCAGTCGGTGACTGGAACCACCCGACTTCGTTCACGCGCACCTATTTCCACCAAGGTCGCCGACCCCAATCGATCGCCGACGATCGACTCGCCGACAATCCCTACGAGGCACTCAAAGGACGTGAGTTCCTCACTGAAACGTTCGATGAACGAGGCGTCTATCTCTCGAGCGCACACGCCACGCTGACGAGTCGGAATCTCTACCAGGGCCTCGATGGCCGGTGGATCCAGTACGCGTTCGTGTCGGAGGCGAACGAGCTTCGCTACGACACGGCCGTATGGGCTGCCAGCGCGGAGGAACTGGAGCTGACCGACGTGTCGTTCGAGGCGTGGGGCACCACCTCGTGGTCGCAGACGTCGATCGTTCAGCGGCGGGCGCGCATCCGCGGACAGCACTTCGTTCGCATCAAGACGACCTACGACGAAGTCGATTCGCTCGGGCAAGTGCGCCGGCAGACGGCGCATGGCGCGATCGACGGCGCGATCCCGGTCGACGATGTCATCGTGACCCACACGACGCCCGTGCTGCGGAACCCGGCCGAGTGGATTTGGCGGACGGGCTCCACGTGGATCACGGGGACGTCGGACGGTGTGGCGCAGGGACCTCTGCGCGAGACGATCAACGAGTACAACGACGCCGGTGACGTGGTGCTCTCGCGCCAGGTCGTCGGCCCGCTGCGCGCGTACACGTTCGGCGGTGATGGCTCGACCGAGGGCCCTGCGATCCAGCAGCTGCAGGTGAATCCGAGCTCGACGCCGGGTGTCTCGTTGGACGACGACCTGGTGGGCTCGTCGCTATACGACGCGTGGGGCAACGCGCTCGCGAGCTGCGTCGGAGCGGACATCTCGGAGCTCGACCCGAGCACGATCGCCGCGCGCCCAGCGGGGTGTCTGCGGTACGCGCGCGTCAGCTACGACGCGGACTACGCGCAGCTCGCCGAGACCGAGACGACCCACGTGTCGACGTCGGGTGTGACGACGCTCTCGACGTCGGGCACCTGGGACCGCGGTCTTGGCGCAGTTCTGAGCGCCACCGATCCCAACGGCCTCGTGACGAGCGTGACCTACGACGGCCTCGGCCGGCTGGTCGCCGTCGTCCCGCCGCGTGCCGAGGGATGTAGCGATGACCGGCCGACGACGCGCATCGCCTACGAGCTCACCGGGAACGCCGGCGCCGTCCCGCTCAGCCGGGTGATCACGACGACGGAGCTCGATTGTGACGCGGAGTACGGTGAAGAGGGCGGCTCTCTGGTCGCGATCTCGTACATCGACGGCCTCGGTCGCGCGCGAGCGGGCCTGTCGACGGGCGATGCTCCGGGTGAGTGGACTCGGAGTGGCCTGTCGACGCTCGACGCGAAGGGGACCGTCCGTCGCGCATATCAGCCGGACGTCTACGTAGGCTCGGAGACCTCGCTCGCCGCAGTGCTCGCGCTGCCGCGCACCGTCGCGTCGCCGAGCGGCTTTCCGGCGTTCGCCGAGGACGACATCCCGTACACCGTCACGCGCCACGACGCGTTCGGTCGCACGATCGGCCAGCACGCCGAGGACGGCAGCTACACCTCGCAGAGCTTCCACGCGCTGTCGGTCGACGTCTGCGACGCGCTCGACAACGACTCGAGCTCCGGGTTCTACGGTACGTGCACCACCTCGCGGAGCGATGGTCATGGGCGCGTGACCGATCAGATCCTGCGCACGTACCACGCAGACACCGGCGCTCCCGAGCAACACCGACTCTGGTCGTACTACCGAATCGACGGAGTCGTGACCGATCTCGTGCGCGCGCGGTCGAGCGCCGGAGTCCGTCCTGCGCTCACGGCCGTGCCGAGCCTGGCAGATCCGCACGTTCATCGCGTTTTCCACTACGACACGCTGGGCCGTCGAATCGGCACCGAGGACCCGGACACCGACTCGCGCGAATCGGGCGCCACGGCCGCGACGCGAACGTGGCGATACCTCTTCAATCGCGCAGGTGACCTCGTCGCAGTGCGCGATCCGCGCGGCTGCGGCCAGAACTTCTTCTACGACCTCGGGGGTCGACTGCTCGGAGAGCAGTACGTCAGCTGCAGCGAAGCGGTCTCGAGCCGCGCGGAGTTCGGTCTCTACCAGCTGCCCATCGGCTCGATCTCGATGGTCGAGCAGACCGCGATCCAGCGCGTCGACGTTCGCTACTGGTACGACGAGACGCCGCCCACGTTCATCACGATCCCGAGTCGTGGCGGCGGAATGCTCGGCCGGATGATCGGAATCAACGACCGAGGGCAGCGCTCGTTGTTGGCGTACGATGCGCGCGGCAACGCGGTGTGGACCGCGCGTCAGGTTGCCGTGCTCCCCGATGCTCCGGCGCTCGTCGCGGGCCCGGCGCGAACGGCGCCCGGTGATGACCGGCCGAGCTGGACCGAAGCACCGATCGCCGCCAACCGCGTGGTGACCTACGCGACGCTGCGGACCTACGTGCGGAGCGCGCGTTTCGATCACGCAGGTCGCGGCACTGCGCTGGTGCTCCCGCGCGATCACACGTGGACGGGCACGGGGCTGCCGCCGACGATCGGCGGCACGCTCGGCTTCAATCGGCGCGGCCTGCCGATGCATGCACGCGTGACCATCGGGTGCGATCCGACCACCGACGCGAACGCATGCCAGTCGCACTCCGGCACTCGCGACGTCATCTCCGAAGTGCAGTACGCGCGCGATGGCCTGGTGCTCGGGACGACGTGGGGCGATACGACGACCTCCACCGGAGCGACGCGCGCGCCGAGCGTCTCGACGACGCAGTACGACGTGCGTCGCCGCCCCGTTCGGATGATCACGACGCGCACGCCGACGGGCACCGAGCCGCGCTCGCTCGCAGCGGTGAGCACCGTCGTCGACCAGCAGCTCGTGTGGGACGCGGCCAGCAATCTGACCGAGATCATCGACCATCGTGACCCGACGGAGTGGGAGCCGGGTCATCGGCCCCAGAGCACGTACGTGATGCACGACGCGCTGTACCGCGTGATCGGCGCGTCGTTCAGCTACACCCAGGACAGCGGGACTCGCACGACCGCGGACATCGCGACGGACTGGCGCGACGCGCAGGAGATCATCCGCGGCGACGAGGACGCCGAGAACCTTCGACCGAGCGCCGACCCGATGCACGTCGAGCCCGCGCCGATGCTGCAGCAGCTCGAGCACCTGCCTGGACGCGTGCAGGACCTCTCGTGGCGCTGGGACTGGCTCGGCAACACGACGAGCTGGAACGACGACGCGGAGGTCTTCTACGAGCGCTCGATCGGCGCGATCACGAACGGCGTCGACCAGGGCGGCACGAGCCTGCGCCCGAGCGCGCTCTACGTCTCGAGCGACATCCCGACGCACGCGATGAGCACGACCGAGCAGCAGCGCGCGGGCTGGGTCGAGCTCGAGTACGGTGTCGGCGGCAACGTCACCTCGATGACCGTGCACGGCCAGTGTCGCGACGCCGCCACGCAGACGTGCTCGGATCTGTCGACGACCGACCCGACCGCGCGCGCGAATCACCTGCGCACGCACTGTCGCTGCGAGAGCGAGCAGTACTACCAGTATCGCTGGGACGAGCTGAATCGCCTCGCCGAAGCGCGCCGCTGGGACCGCTTGGCGCCCGCGACGCAGTGGTCGCTGAAGGTGCGTCAGCGTTACCGCTACGACGGCGCGAACGTCCGCGTCATCAAGGCGACGATCGAGCCCACGAGCGAGACCGACGCCGGCCCACCAGGCGCGCTCGACGAGCGCATCGCGCTCTATGTCTTCCCAGGCGACTACGAAGTGCGCGGGCTCCGCCGCGACGCGAGCCAGTACGTCGCGCGCACCGGCCAGTACGACCACGTGGAGACGCAGTACGTCGTCGCCGGCGCCCGGATGGTCTGGAGGCACGCGGCTGACCCCGAACTGCTCGACGACGCGCGCAATCGACGGATGACCGTCGCGCTCACCGACGTCATCCAGACCACCGCTGCGAGACTGGATCTGCTCAGCGGCGACCTCGTCGAGGCGAGTACGTATTACCCGAACGGGGCGCGGCAGACGCTCCTCATCGACGAAGAGGATCCGAGCGCGACCGAGCCCAACGGCTTCACCGGCAAGGAGGCCGACGAGGAAGTCGGGCTGACCTACTTCGGTGAGCGCTATTTGATCGGGCGGGCCGGGCGGTGGACATCCCCCGATCCTCTGCACGTCCACGACGCAGGTGGCGGTGAGAGCCTAAACGCGTACCACTACGTCGCCGGGAACGTGTTCCAAGCTCGAGATCCCTTAGGACTCGACGCTGACGACCTCTGCGTTAGCGTCGGATTCATGTGCAATACCGGCGCGCCGCGGGCTGGCGACCTTACACGAAGCCGGGAGGCCTTCGAAGCCCGCCCGTACGTGCCTCAGGTTGGTGCGTCAGGCGTGACGATCGGCTACGGGTACGATGCCGGAGCGCGAACACCTGCTCAGGTTCGTCAGCAGTTCCAAGCGGCAGGGATCTCGCCCGAGCAAGCGAGCACATTCGCGACCGCGGCTGGCCTCCGGCGAGACACGCCACGAGCGCAGGAGCGGCAAGCTCGAGATCGAGAACGGATGGGTCTGTCTCCGGTGGCGGACGGCAGTCCGCGCACCGCCGACGCCTGGCTTTCCGCACACCCGAACGGCGGGGGCGTTCAGATAACGCGGGAGCAAGCCGAAGCGCTCCTGCAAGCGGAGTTCGCGAGGAAGCACGAGATGGTGCGCCGAGTCATGCTCGAAGGTGACACCGTGACCGACCGTCAGTACGATGCCCTCCCCCTGTCGATCAAGGAACTGCTGACAGATCTCTGCTACGTCGGACAGCCATTCTCGGCGAGAAGCGATGAGCTACGCGAGATGGTGCACGGGTGGTACAACCCCGAAGGCGCCGACGACCTCGCGACGGAGGCCGACATGCTGGACGACATGCGAGGGTTCATCCAGGCTCTCCCAGAAGACTTGCAGGGGCAGGGTGGTCGCACCGAACGGACGGCATTCATCGATGAACGGCTTCGCGAAATTCGCCCTGCTCAGCCCGACTCGGCAGACGCAAGCACCTCAGTGACGACCCAGCCGGCGGAGGCCCAGTGAGTGGGCGCCACGCAAACGCTCGCGAAGGCGCGGCGCACACGCCGAGCTTCCGTCGAGATGTCGTCGTACTGGGACTTCTCGTCGGGGTCGCGGTTGCCGGGTTTCCCGCGTGCGACACGTCGCGCTCACAAGCCCAAGGCATTCCCGCGCGTGGCGAATCGGCGGAAGGTCCTGCGGCCTCGAGAGCGTCCTCATCGGAGGCACGGCGAAT includes:
- a CDS encoding SpvB/TcaC N-terminal domain-containing protein — its product is MGESFAPILSSGTATFSVPIAVAPGRRGVQPSLALSYSSTSGNGPVGFGWGLAAPFIARQSDRGLPRYVDDRQYHPQEDRFLYNGGQELVPVDSAAIAAVDQRAAQSGADASQVPDDVAGWQQYRARVEGAFMRFFRSPDSTRWVVQSRDGTRFDFGLLGSGEGPTDAVSASIRALEIDPESSEADPRVARWSLTRMSDAHGSTVYYGYRYDRGQSYLETIHYLAPHTCAGADVESTRECLEPLSAYGARVRLVYENREDVFSSFATGWKIETALRLRRVEITASSGVGRTLVRRYHLRYDPTSFHSLLSEVQVEGRPELANAELGVSKGRTDINESALDDRIQGRVLPPMRFGYSTMPARGEQIPGFGGVDATAHPVEHSPPHSVDEARADLFDVNSDGLPDLIVTDPARYRTREGEPAVGVFFNGFTGSSAAPAGATAHFSGAIPMPMDPRMSAVLSLSNPNVVPMDIDGDGRSDMLHMPRLRTYGWFTPTRGQDPASGAVVSPASQDWRWTYAQTELPADDFDPRVDLGRDAQHLEIVDVNNDHLIDIVRTTGTVMQTWVNLGWLPGGDGRFGSYRYVDDHWELSTQPIESCLLQSGTPVDFENAETRLADMNGDGLLDIVEIQRGRVRYWPGRGEGSWGEGPHECARGEGANRYIEMATPPAELNVELDGVSLTDVNADGATDVVQIRFDAVDVWFNRAGRAFTQRLIARGTPPTPSFVPRTRFADIDGSGTTDIVWGTANDWRYVDLAGGRRPRLLVRVENGLGAQTDIGYGSSAEDYVTDLAAAQRCTSCERFTWGRADGGHSARLEELAGTETWHSAGSPVISTVVRSVTTSDRLELLGREPHVSTTNFAYHDGYYEGIEQEFRGFGAADAQAVGDWNHPTSFTRTYFHQGRRPQSIADDRLADNPYEALKGREFLTETFDERGVYLSSAHATLTSRNLYQGLDGRWIQYAFVSEANELRYDTAVWAASAEELELTDVSFEAWGTTSWSQTSIVQRRARIRGQHFVRIKTTYDEVDSLGQVRRQTAHGAIDGAIPVDDVIVTHTTPVLRNPAEWIWRTGSTWITGTSDGVAQGPLRETINEYNDAGDVVLSRQVVGPLRAYTFGGDGSTEGPAIQQLQVNPSSTPGVSLDDDLVGSSLYDAWGNALASCVGADISELDPSTIAARPAGCLRYARVSYDADYAQLAETETTHVSTSGVTTLSTSGTWDRGLGAVLSATDPNGLVTSVTYDGLGRLVAVVPPRAEGCSDDRPTTRIAYELTGNAGAVPLSRVITTTELDCDAEYGEEGGSLVAISYIDGLGRARAGLSTGDAPGEWTRSGLSTLDAKGTVRRAYQPDVYVGSETSLAAVLALPRTVASPSGFPAFAEDDIPYTVTRHDAFGRTIGQHAEDGSYTSQSFHALSVDVCDALDNDSSSGFYGTCTTSRSDGHGRVTDQILRTYHADTGAPEQHRLWSYYRIDGVVTDLVRARSSAGVRPALTAVPSLADPHVHRVFHYDTLGRRIGTEDPDTDSRESGATAATRTWRYLFNRAGDLVAVRDPRGCGQNFFYDLGGRLLGEQYVSCSEAVSSRAEFGLYQLPIGSISMVEQTAIQRVDVRYWYDETPPTFITIPSRGGGMLGRMIGINDRGQRSLLAYDARGNAVWTARQVAVLPDAPALVAGPARTAPGDDRPSWTEAPIAANRVVTYATLRTYVRSARFDHAGRGTALVLPRDHTWTGTGLPPTIGGTLGFNRRGLPMHARVTIGCDPTTDANACQSHSGTRDVISEVQYARDGLVLGTTWGDTTTSTGATRAPSVSTTQYDVRRRPVRMITTRTPTGTEPRSLAAVSTVVDQQLVWDAASNLTEIIDHRDPTEWEPGHRPQSTYVMHDALYRVIGASFSYTQDSGTRTTADIATDWRDAQEIIRGDEDAENLRPSADPMHVEPAPMLQQLEHLPGRVQDLSWRWDWLGNTTSWNDDAEVFYERSIGAITNGVDQGGTSLRPSALYVSSDIPTHAMSTTEQQRAGWVELEYGVGGNVTSMTVHGQCRDAATQTCSDLSTTDPTARANHLRTHCRCESEQYYQYRWDELNRLAEARRWDRLAPATQWSLKVRQRYRYDGANVRVIKATIEPTSETDAGPPGALDERIALYVFPGDYEVRGLRRDASQYVARTGQYDHVETQYVVAGARMVWRHAADPELLDDARNRRMTVALTDVIQTTAARLDLLSGDLVEASTYYPNGARQTLLIDEEDPSATEPNGFTGKEADEEVGLTYFGERYLIGRAGRWTSPDPLHVHDAGGGESLNAYHYVAGNVFQARDPLGLDADDLCVSVGFMCNTGAPRAGDLTRSREAFEARPYVPQVGASGVTIGYGYDAGARTPAQVRQQFQAAGISPEQASTFATAAGLRRDTPRAQERQARDRERMGLSPVADGSPRTADAWLSAHPNGGGVQITREQAEALLQAEFARKHEMVRRVMLEGDTVTDRQYDALPLSIKELLTDLCYVGQPFSARSDELREMVHGWYNPEGADDLATEADMLDDMRGFIQALPEDLQGQGGRTERTAFIDERLREIRPAQPDSADASTSVTTQPAEAQ
- a CDS encoding integrin alpha, coding for MASEARGRHRSVSLHRVAVGLCLAAFGAACDGTPAVVLVDASVPVDADSTLPPTFMWHIDPSSIGQFGSVPAEADAGSTSDVSPPACPSPDESSFCADCYRWDDGGPDSLARNTPGDAFGFVSTGDFNGDGYDDVAVGAPGDLEHALLPEDDWEHGVGIGEGAVYVFLGSDHGLLPWRTIRPPFGLAAFGRGAAAGDFDGDGVADLAVASSVFDDVIEETVGRIDVYRGTATGLEPFTSFRSVDVLNDAGEELRSASFGDAMLARDLDTFDGVDELVVGTPDYIFGGAIVVWRPSDATFGFVSAYGLGLGNDERFGAALGLRETELLVGAPGADTVYRLAREDLSIIVGSWTGSTGFGATIATHDEHALIGNEVDGDVGGENFAASGGVVRPIAIVEPDADGWYVAIAVEDIPGNVSALRISPDPGIVIDAQSLPTRVADDELGVATAIGDSDADGIPDLWLGAPARGSTESAGQVIGYRGVYQPHDPDYYYSEEVNNHVLFDDEHVVFDQELAACDRCRVFSLDDGEPCADGVCVELDCTELTGCGDGWPNAGPSPSREHCDDHNTSDGDACSSTCEPTAFVIASRESRVDAPGSSRTIALDETGAALVVWTAELDAATEVRARRYTRYGVEVDGGEDATPIRIASMPGPGWDPQPVAVGLPGGGWRVAWTQPTGAEASAVALRNVAVDGSLSPTIQPSAGSVHAADPALLAFDGGAAVLWTDATDARSPRAMFQALDGAGRPAGTPVSLDTRASAGAAVAMTADGALVAWVRAPEALGDRSHIVGMRFGDGPIDATPFEIGTGIGPITVASDAAGFAVAWTGHAFDAAGDIYVRRVPVAGPPTVHSETRVTGRSANGRPHIEQRPSIAFRSDGWIVGWEEPTEGRVRLQAEVALPAEYEMYLESQLVGGAQRDLSLTGSSRGTWVIWSDARADLSPTPARSTRGFILHAY